The sequence TGTTCGTTCTAAGGATCGATGCGAGGACATTAACGTCACCGATCAGGCTACCATCAACGCTAATGCTGTAATGGGCATCCAGGCTGGCCAGACCCAGGCGGCTAAGAAGTTCACCTCTGATGACAACGGTTTGGTAGAGGTTGCAGGCCTGCACGTCAACGACTTCGCGAATAACGAGACGGTTGACGCAGATTGGTACTGCCTAGTTGAGGTTAAGGCCCCAGAAGGTAAGGAGCTGCTGCCTAAGCCAATTCCATTCCAGTTCGTCGCTACGTCCGGTGCTGACACCAAGGAAAACCGTGTCTACGAGATTAATACACTCACCAGGGACGGCAATGTTGTGAACAAGGCTGACACCACCCCGCTGCTGCCACAGACCGGTGGTACGGGTATCGCTCTCCTTGTCTTGGCTGCTCTGGGGCTGATTGGTGGCGGAGCTGTATACGCTCGCCGCAACACCGCTCAGGCATAAGCCATAGCATCTCCCGCGAATGTGGTCCGGCAGTACCACGTATTAATCTGTACGAAACTGCCGCCGCGTCGCCCGCTGTTGCTATTATTCAGTCGGCCGACGCCGCCAAAACTTATCCACGAGTGTGGCGACACCACGAGTTAGTAGTCCCAGGAGGCAGCAATTGGCAACAGCTATCCATAACGCGTCGAATCACGGTAGCAGCACCAAACCCGCTAGTTTCCTGCGTCGGGTATTGATTCCAGCAATACTCGTGCTTGCCGGAATTGCCATCCTGTTGTATCCGGTGGTGTCCTCACAGTGGAATAATTTCATGCAGCAAAAGGCGGCAGAGCAGTACACGAACTATAATGAAACATTAAATCCAGATACTCTAGAGCGTGAACTCGCCGAAGCTGTTGCGTATAACGAAGACCCAGGCACTGGCGGACCGATCTTGGATCCGTGGCTGGCCCGAGTGGCAAAAGATAATCATGATTACCAAAGGTATCTTGAACAGCTTAATCATCAGGAAGCTATGGCTCGCCTCGTAGTACCGGCAGCGAAAGTCGATCTACCTGTTTACCACGGCACGGAGTCGCACACCTTGGAAAGAGGTGTGGGGCATCTCTACGGAACCTCGATGCCTGTGGGTGGTCCAAATACTCATTCGGTTTTGACCGCACATACCGGACTACCTCATGCGACGTTGTTCGATAACTTGGATCAGGTTGAAGAAGGCGACGCCATCTACATCGATACTGCTGGGCAGAAAATGAAGTACGAGGTTCATGACGTAGAGGTCGTGTTGCCGACGGAGACTGACTCCTTAAACGTCGTACCTGGTGAGGATCTAGTCACTTTAATTACGTGTACCCCGTACGGAATTAATACGCATCGAATCTTGGTGCATGCCCATAGGGTTGCTTATGACCCTGCGGAAGAGGCATTTGAAAACAATGGCCCTGTGATTCAGTGGTGGATGTGGGTTTTGATTGCTGCCGCCATAATAATTTTAGCGCTGCTCGCGCGATGGCTATATCGGCAGTATTTGGCAGCGAAGATCGTCAACGTTAAAGAAGAAAGCAATGATGTTTAAACGACAAATGAGCGGCCTGGCCGCTGGCGTGCTAACAGTCACACTTCTAGGTAACTTCCCCGCCTTCGCTGATTCGAAGGTTGTGACTGGTAATGATGCTGGATTGATCGCTGAAATGATCAATACCAGTGAACCGATCACCTTGACGATTAAAAAGACTCCGCGTAACCCTCATGATGAAGACACCGCTGGTGTCAAGCCACCCGGACCAATCGAAGGCGTGACGTTCGATCTTCAACGCGTCGAAAATATTGACGTGACCACCACGGCGGGCCGTAAAAGAGCTGAGAATATGACTGTTGATTCGGCCCGAGAAATCGGTTTAGGCTCCCCGATCTCCAGGGCTACAAACGGTAAAGGTGAAGCAGTATTCGCAGACCTTTCTCCGGGTCTCTACTTGGTTACCGAAAAGCTACCCGAAGACCAAAGAGAAAAGTATGCCTACGCACAGCCTTTCTTGGTGCTTCTTCCGTTGGGGTCTGTTGATGGAACAAAATTTGAGCACGATGGTTTAATTTTGGTAAAAAGCCAGACTCCACCGAAACCACCGAGCACACCGACCCCAACACCCACTCCGCCTCCTGGAACTCCACCAAATGTCCCCCCTGGTAAAACCACCCGTCCACCGGTTCCACCAGAAACCCCGCCAAGAGAAACCCCGCCGGTCACCACACCGCCCGAGGGTCCACCATCCACGCCACCTGGAGAGACCCCACCAGGAGAGACCCCAGGCTTACGACTGGCTGAAACCGGTGCGAACGTAATTATCACTGCACTGGCGGCACTTCTATTGATCGCTACCGGTGGAGCGCTCATGCTCCGGAATCGGCGCGAACGCTCTTAAGAAATGAAGCAGAGCAGAGGAAATCGTGCAATCGAGGTAAAAATGATTGGACATTGGTTCTAAGGGGCCGCACAAACTTCTTCGGCCAGTGCCATAGCCCGATGTAACAGAGCTAGGAAATCCCAAGCATGTAGCTAGGTTCTCAGCCTGTGCATTGGGCTATTCCTATAGTAAAGCTGTGTTGAGTTTCAGTAAGCGGGCAATTGCTTTTAATGGGTGGGGTACAACCCTAATCCAGGGGATGGCGTGGCAGTAGTTGAGGTGCAAGTGGCGAATGCTCTTGGATGGGTTACTTTCTATTGCCATTTGGAAGCCACATCGACTGTAGAAGGCCTCATTCACTGGTCGACCTCGCCACCAATAAGAACCTTCGACGCGATAATTGTTCTGTCGTAGAGCAGTCCCAGCCTGAGCGTAGTGATAGACGATTCTTTGATAACTGTTATCAAAGGCCACGCTGATTGCACGGATGCTTATGCGTGTTAGGAACGGGGTTTTGAAGTGGTGTGGTGGGCTATCCAGCTATCTGTACCTGGATAGCCCATCAACGTAAAACTTCTCTACTGGCTGCGATGGACGGCTATGTTGCAATGAAATGCAAAAATCGGGCCCCAGGACCTGGGTGCCCGATTTTTGTTACATTCACGTTAAAAACGTTTTACTCAGATGTAAGATTCACCAAATCCATCAAAAGGTTCGACAAGTCAGTCAGTGTGCGCGCCACAGTGGGAAAGGTAGCTGATACGGGGATCCGTGAACTCTCCGTGGTTTTGAGCATCATGATTCCTACCTCGCAGATATCAATGACAAACACGCGGTGGCGCAAATGTTCACACACTGGTTGATATTGCGGGGCTAGGACAGTGCCTGGAGCCACGCCGGTTTCTACGGCGTGGACAATTCTGGCCAGATCACTCTGAGATAAGGAACTGGCTACATCGTAGGCGCCTAGCCGATCGGTAGCCATGGCGGGAAGATGGCGGCTTTGGTCTGCCAGTTGAGAAAAATCGAAAGAGCAAACACCGGAAAAATAGTGCACGTGCAGCTTCGAAACATCCACAATCCCGGTCAGCCATGGGCCATCTGTATCGACCCATTCCACAAATCCTAAAGCGTGGGCACTTGCAGCGGTGGCCACCAGCTGAAAATGGGGGGCGTACATAGTTACGTCGAGACGCACCTGCGTCGGCAAAAA comes from Corynebacterium cystitidis and encodes:
- a CDS encoding class C sortase, with translation MATAIHNASNHGSSTKPASFLRRVLIPAILVLAGIAILLYPVVSSQWNNFMQQKAAEQYTNYNETLNPDTLERELAEAVAYNEDPGTGGPILDPWLARVAKDNHDYQRYLEQLNHQEAMARLVVPAAKVDLPVYHGTESHTLERGVGHLYGTSMPVGGPNTHSVLTAHTGLPHATLFDNLDQVEEGDAIYIDTAGQKMKYEVHDVEVVLPTETDSLNVVPGEDLVTLITCTPYGINTHRILVHAHRVAYDPAEEAFENNGPVIQWWMWVLIAAAIIILALLARWLYRQYLAAKIVNVKEESNDV
- a CDS encoding pilin N-terminal domain-containing protein, whose protein sequence is MMFKRQMSGLAAGVLTVTLLGNFPAFADSKVVTGNDAGLIAEMINTSEPITLTIKKTPRNPHDEDTAGVKPPGPIEGVTFDLQRVENIDVTTTAGRKRAENMTVDSAREIGLGSPISRATNGKGEAVFADLSPGLYLVTEKLPEDQREKYAYAQPFLVLLPLGSVDGTKFEHDGLILVKSQTPPKPPSTPTPTPTPPPGTPPNVPPGKTTRPPVPPETPPRETPPVTTPPEGPPSTPPGETPPGETPGLRLAETGANVIITALAALLLIATGGALMLRNRRERS